One Setaria viridis chromosome 3, Setaria_viridis_v4.0, whole genome shotgun sequence DNA window includes the following coding sequences:
- the LOC140222343 gene encoding SNF1-related protein kinase regulatory subunit beta-3, protein MDQHGRDDHEGVNVVGFEVPPSPDASYNNPVPGNEDEGREPPLVPPHLQHTLLSFPPSQDESSPLPQPQTVVLNHLYIEKESTRSVVALGITHRFRAKFVTVVLYKPVLRR, encoded by the exons ATGGACCAACATGGCAGGGATGACCAT GAAGGGGTCAATGTTGTTGGATTTGAAGTCCCACCTTCACCGGATGCTAGCTACAACAACCCTGTTCCTGGAAATGAAGATGAAGGTCGGGAGCCCCCATTGGTCCCTCCTCATCTCCAGCATACGCTACTGAGCTTCCCACCAAGCCAAGATGAATCGAGCCCCCTACCTCAACCCCAGACTGTGGTGCTCAACCACCTTTACATAGAGAAAGAGAGCACAAGATCCGTGGTTGCTCTGGGGATCACACACCGGTTCAGGGCGAAGTTTGTGACAGTTGTTCTTTACAAGCCAGTGCTGAGGCGGTAG